The following coding sequences lie in one Mycobacterium sp. Z3061 genomic window:
- the mptB gene encoding polyprenol phosphomannose-dependent alpha 1,6 mannosyltransferase MptB: MAARHHTLSSSIASLHGDEQTVGKPLNAAEHTAMQRTRLFGATGTVLMAIGALGDGARPVVQDPTFGVRLLNLPSRIQTVSLTMTTTGAVMMALAWLMLGRFASGKRRMSRGELDRTLVLWMLPLLIAPPMYSKDVYSYLAQSQISLEGLDPYRVGPASGLGLGHVFTLSVPSLWRETPAPYGPLFLWIGRGISGLTGENIVAAVLCHRLVVLFGVALIVWATPRLARRCGVAEVSALWLGAANPLLFMHLVAGIHNEALMLGLMLTGAEFALRGLDGQRSDRLMPQSWRIGPDWQPLGLLLGGSILIVLSSQVKLPSLLALGFVTMALGYRLGSTVKSFLVSGTAMAALTLAVMGLVGWASGLGFGWIYTLGTANVVRSWMSPPTLLALGTGQVGILLGLGDHTTAILSLTRAIGVLIIMVMVCWLLLAVFRGRLHPIGGLGVALGLTVLLFPVVQPWYLLWAIIPLAAWATRTKFRAAAIVVTLIVGIFGPTANGDRFALFQIVDATLASAFIVVVLIALTYHRLPWRPLPEEDVQPEPSVTLVTPAAAALPGKATPAPEAAPDAYADST; encoded by the coding sequence ATGGCAGCCCGCCACCACACCCTGAGCTCGTCGATCGCCAGTCTGCACGGCGACGAGCAGACGGTGGGCAAGCCCCTCAACGCCGCCGAGCACACCGCGATGCAGCGCACCCGGCTTTTCGGCGCCACCGGCACGGTGCTGATGGCGATCGGGGCCTTGGGCGACGGGGCCCGGCCGGTGGTTCAGGACCCCACCTTCGGCGTGCGGCTGCTGAACCTGCCGTCACGCATCCAGACGGTGTCGCTGACCATGACCACCACCGGCGCGGTGATGATGGCGCTGGCCTGGTTGATGCTCGGCCGGTTCGCCTCCGGCAAGCGCCGGATGTCGCGCGGCGAGCTGGACCGCACGCTGGTGTTGTGGATGCTCCCGCTGCTGATCGCGCCGCCGATGTACAGCAAGGACGTCTACTCCTATCTCGCCCAGAGCCAGATCTCGCTGGAAGGGCTCGACCCGTACCGGGTGGGACCGGCCTCCGGACTGGGCCTGGGCCATGTCTTCACCCTGTCGGTGCCCAGCCTGTGGCGCGAGACCCCGGCCCCCTACGGGCCGCTGTTCCTGTGGATCGGGCGCGGCATCTCGGGTCTGACCGGCGAGAACATCGTCGCCGCGGTCCTCTGCCACCGACTGGTGGTGTTGTTCGGCGTGGCGTTGATCGTGTGGGCGACGCCACGGCTGGCCCGGCGCTGCGGGGTGGCTGAAGTCAGTGCACTGTGGCTGGGGGCGGCCAACCCGCTGCTGTTCATGCACCTGGTCGCCGGCATTCACAACGAGGCGCTGATGCTGGGGCTGATGCTGACCGGCGCCGAGTTCGCGCTGCGCGGCCTGGACGGACAGCGATCGGATCGCCTTATGCCACAGTCGTGGCGGATCGGCCCGGACTGGCAACCGCTGGGTTTACTGCTGGGCGGCTCGATCCTGATCGTTCTCTCGTCGCAGGTGAAGCTGCCGTCTCTGCTGGCACTGGGCTTCGTCACGATGGCACTGGGCTACCGGCTGGGCAGCACCGTCAAATCGTTCCTGGTGTCGGGCACCGCGATGGCGGCCCTGACCCTCGCGGTGATGGGTCTCGTGGGCTGGGCCAGCGGGCTCGGTTTCGGTTGGATCTACACACTGGGCACCGCCAACGTGGTGCGCAGCTGGATGTCGCCGCCGACACTGCTGGCACTGGGCACCGGTCAGGTCGGCATTCTGCTCGGCCTCGGCGATCACACCACCGCCATCTTGTCGCTGACCCGCGCGATCGGCGTGCTGATCATCATGGTGATGGTCTGCTGGCTGCTGCTCGCGGTATTCCGCGGCCGGCTGCACCCGATCGGCGGCCTCGGGGTGGCGCTGGGCCTCACCGTGCTGCTGTTCCCCGTCGTGCAGCCCTGGTACCTGCTGTGGGCGATCATCCCGCTGGCCGCCTGGGCCACCCGCACCAAATTCCGGGCCGCCGCCATCGTCGTCACCCTCATCGTCGGCATCTTCGGCCCCACCGCCAATGGCGACCGCTTCGCGTTGTTTCAGATCGTCGACGCCACGTTGGCCAGTGCATTCATCGTGGTCGTGCTCATCGCGCTGACCTACCACCGGCTGCCGTGGCGGCCCCTCCCCGAAGAGGACGTGCAACCCGAGCCGTCGGTGACACTCGTCACTCCCGCCGCTGCTGCGCTGCCCGGGAAGGCCACCCCGGCTCCCGAGGCGGCGCCCGACGCCTACGCTGATTCCACGTGA
- a CDS encoding metalloregulator ArsR/SmtB family transcription factor, which produces MLDRSPELRHTGVVKIQSEPHAAVPAAGAVGSDGHTRRSIVRLLVESGSITATEISDRLGLAPAGVRRHLDALIEAGDAESFASSSWQQVGRGRPAKRYRLTAAGRAKLDHAYDDLASAAMRQLREVGGEDAVKTFARRRIDAILSGVEATDGSDEDAVEETADRIAQALTKAGYVATTTRVGGPIHGVQICQHHCPVSHVAEKFPELCEAEQQAMSEVLGTHVQLLATIVNGDCACTTHVPLSPAPSPRHTATSTKGASS; this is translated from the coding sequence TTGCTGGACCGATCCCCGGAATTGCGACACACTGGTGTTGTGAAAATCCAATCCGAACCGCATGCTGCCGTGCCCGCGGCCGGCGCTGTCGGGTCGGACGGACACACCCGGCGATCCATCGTCCGCCTGCTGGTCGAATCCGGCTCCATCACCGCCACCGAAATCAGCGACCGGCTGGGCCTGGCGCCCGCCGGTGTGCGCCGGCATCTCGACGCGCTGATCGAGGCCGGCGACGCGGAATCCTTTGCGTCGTCGTCGTGGCAGCAGGTGGGACGCGGACGGCCCGCCAAGCGGTACCGGTTGACCGCGGCCGGCCGTGCCAAGCTCGACCACGCCTATGACGACTTGGCTTCTGCCGCAATGCGGCAACTGCGGGAGGTCGGCGGCGAGGACGCGGTGAAGACGTTCGCGCGGCGCCGCATCGACGCGATTCTGTCCGGGGTCGAGGCGACGGACGGCTCCGACGAGGACGCCGTCGAAGAGACGGCCGACCGGATTGCGCAGGCGCTGACCAAAGCCGGATATGTCGCCACCACCACCCGGGTGGGCGGCCCCATCCACGGTGTGCAAATCTGCCAGCACCACTGCCCGGTGTCCCATGTCGCCGAGAAGTTCCCGGAATTGTGCGAAGCCGAGCAGCAGGCCATGTCCGAGGTGCTCGGCACCCATGTGCAGTTGTTGGCGACGATCGTCAACGGTGACTGCGCCTGCACCACCCACGTACCACTCAGCCCGGCGCCCAGCCCGCGCCACACCGCAACGAGCACCAAAGGAGCGTCCTCATGA
- the sufB gene encoding Fe-S cluster assembly protein SufB — protein MTLEAARTVEPLTQEQTIESLGRYGYGWADSDVAGASAQRGLSEAVVRDISAKKNEPEWMLNIRLKALGIFDKKPMPNWGSNLGGIDFDNIKYFVRSSEKQAATWDDLPADIKNTYDKLGIPEAEKQRLVSGVAAQYESEVVYHSIREDLEKQGVIFLDTDTALREHPDVFKKYFGTVIPAGDNKFSALNTAVWSGGSFIYVPPGVHVDIPLQAYFRINTENMGQFERTLIIVDENAYVHYIEGCTAPIYKSDSLHSAVVEIIVKPGGRCRYTTIQNWSNNVYNLVTKRARAEAGATMEWVDGNIGSKVTMKYPAVWMTGEHAKGEVLSIAFAGEDQHQDTGAKMLHLAPNTSSNIVSKSVARGGGRTSYRGLVQVNKGAHGSKSSVKCDALLVDTISRSDTYPYVDIREDDVTMGHEATVSKVSENQLFYLMSRGMTEDEAMAMVVRGFVEPIAKELPMEYALELNRLIELQMEGAVG, from the coding sequence ATGACACTCGAAGCCGCACGGACGGTCGAGCCATTGACCCAGGAGCAGACCATCGAGTCGCTGGGCAGGTACGGCTACGGCTGGGCCGACTCCGACGTCGCGGGCGCCAGCGCGCAACGCGGGTTGTCCGAGGCGGTCGTGCGGGACATCTCGGCCAAGAAGAACGAGCCCGAATGGATGCTGAACATCCGGCTCAAGGCGCTGGGCATCTTCGACAAGAAGCCGATGCCGAACTGGGGTTCCAACCTCGGCGGTATCGACTTCGACAACATCAAGTACTTCGTGCGCTCCAGCGAGAAGCAGGCCGCGACCTGGGACGACCTGCCTGCGGACATCAAGAACACCTACGACAAGCTGGGCATCCCGGAGGCCGAAAAGCAACGGCTGGTCTCCGGTGTCGCCGCACAGTACGAGTCGGAGGTCGTCTACCACTCGATCCGTGAGGACCTGGAGAAGCAGGGCGTCATCTTCCTGGACACCGACACCGCGCTGCGGGAACACCCGGACGTCTTCAAGAAGTACTTCGGCACCGTGATCCCGGCGGGGGACAACAAGTTCTCCGCGCTGAACACGGCGGTGTGGTCGGGCGGCAGCTTCATCTACGTGCCGCCGGGTGTGCACGTCGACATCCCGCTGCAGGCCTACTTCCGGATCAACACCGAGAACATGGGCCAGTTCGAGCGGACGCTGATCATCGTCGACGAGAACGCCTACGTGCATTACATCGAGGGCTGCACGGCGCCGATCTACAAGTCGGACTCGCTGCACTCCGCGGTGGTGGAGATCATCGTGAAGCCCGGTGGCCGGTGCCGTTACACGACCATCCAGAACTGGTCGAACAACGTCTACAACCTGGTCACCAAGCGGGCCCGGGCGGAGGCCGGCGCCACCATGGAGTGGGTCGACGGCAACATCGGATCCAAGGTGACCATGAAGTACCCGGCGGTCTGGATGACCGGCGAGCACGCCAAGGGCGAGGTGCTGTCGATCGCTTTCGCCGGCGAGGACCAGCACCAGGACACCGGTGCCAAGATGCTGCACCTGGCGCCGAACACGTCGAGCAACATCGTGTCCAAGTCGGTGGCGCGCGGTGGCGGCCGCACGTCCTACCGCGGTCTGGTGCAGGTGAACAAGGGCGCGCACGGCTCCAAGTCGAGCGTGAAATGTGATGCGCTGCTGGTCGATACGATCAGCCGCAGCGACACCTACCCCTACGTCGACATCCGCGAGGACGACGTCACGATGGGCCACGAGGCCACCGTCTCGAAGGTCAGCGAGAACCAGCTGTTCTACCTGATGAGCCGCGGCATGACCGAGGACGAGGCCATGGCGATGGTGGTGCGCGGATTCGTCGAGCCGATCGCCAAGGAACTGCCGATGGAGTACGCGCTCGAGCTCAACCGGCTGATCGAGCTGCAGATGGAGGGTGCGGTCGGATGA
- the sufD gene encoding Fe-S cluster assembly protein SufD: MTAALNKGELFSSFDVDAFEVPHGRDELWRFTPLKRLRGLHDGTAVATGTATITVSEQPGVRTESVRRGDGRLGEAGVPADRIAAQAFSSFNSATVVTVGRDTQVGEPINISVNGPGQGAAAYGHLQLRVEELGEAVVVIDHRGSGTYADNVEFVIGDAARLTVIWIADWADDAVHVSAHHARLGRDAVLRHVTVTLGGEVVRMAANVRFAGPGGDAELLGLYFADDGQHLESRLLVDHAQPDCRSNVLYKGALQGDPSSKLPDAHTVWIGDVLIRAAATGTDTFEMNRNLVLTDGARADSVPNLEIETGEIAGAGHASATGRFDDEQLFYLRSRGIPEEQARRLVIRGFFGEIISKIAVPEVRERLTAAIEHELEKTEKATTA; the protein is encoded by the coding sequence ATGACCGCCGCGCTTAACAAAGGGGAACTGTTCTCCTCCTTCGATGTCGACGCGTTCGAAGTCCCGCACGGGCGCGACGAGCTCTGGCGCTTCACCCCACTCAAGCGACTGCGCGGCTTGCACGACGGCACCGCGGTGGCCACCGGCACCGCCACCATCACGGTCAGCGAGCAACCCGGTGTGCGGACCGAGTCGGTGCGCCGCGGCGACGGACGCCTCGGTGAGGCTGGAGTTCCGGCAGATCGTATTGCGGCGCAGGCATTTTCATCGTTCAACTCGGCAACGGTGGTCACCGTCGGGCGCGACACCCAGGTCGGCGAACCGATCAACATCAGCGTCAATGGACCTGGGCAGGGCGCTGCGGCCTACGGGCACCTGCAGCTCCGGGTGGAAGAGCTCGGCGAGGCCGTGGTCGTCATCGACCACCGGGGCAGCGGAACCTATGCCGACAACGTCGAATTCGTGATCGGTGACGCCGCCCGGCTCACCGTTATCTGGATCGCCGACTGGGCCGACGATGCGGTGCACGTCAGCGCCCACCACGCCCGGCTCGGCAGGGACGCGGTACTGCGCCACGTCACCGTCACGCTGGGCGGCGAGGTGGTGCGGATGGCCGCCAACGTGCGGTTCGCCGGACCCGGTGGGGACGCCGAACTGCTGGGCCTCTACTTCGCCGACGACGGCCAGCACCTCGAGTCGCGGCTGCTGGTGGACCACGCCCAGCCGGACTGCAGGTCCAACGTGCTGTATAAGGGTGCGCTGCAAGGAGATCCGTCGTCCAAGTTGCCCGACGCGCACACGGTATGGATCGGTGACGTGCTGATCCGCGCCGCGGCGACCGGCACCGACACCTTCGAGATGAACCGCAACCTGGTGCTGACCGACGGCGCGCGCGCCGACTCGGTGCCCAACCTGGAGATCGAGACCGGCGAGATCGCCGGGGCCGGACACGCCAGTGCCACCGGGCGATTCGACGACGAGCAACTGTTCTATCTGCGCTCCCGGGGCATTCCCGAAGAGCAGGCCCGCCGGTTGGTGATCCGCGGCTTTTTCGGCGAGATCATCTCCAAGATCGCGGTGCCCGAAGTGCGGGAGCGCCTCACCGCGGCCATCGAACACGAACTGGAAAAGACGGAGAAGGCTACTACCGCATGA
- the sufC gene encoding Fe-S cluster assembly ATPase SufC translates to MTTLEIRDLHVSVVNPSGADGEREIPILKGVDLTVKSGEKHALMGPNGSGKSTLSYAIAGHPKYVVTSGSITLDGADVLAMSVDERARAGLFLAMQYPVEVPGVSVSNFLRSAATAIRGEAPKLRHWVKEVKAAMSALEIDPAFAERNVNEGFSGGEKKRHEILQLELLKPKIAILDETDSGLDVDALRVVSEGVNRYAEAENGGILLITHYTRILRYIKPEYVHVFVGGRIAESGGSELADELEQNGYVRFTQATAGA, encoded by the coding sequence ATGACAACCCTGGAAATCAGAGACCTGCACGTCAGCGTCGTGAATCCGAGCGGCGCCGACGGCGAACGCGAGATCCCGATCCTCAAGGGCGTCGACCTCACCGTGAAGTCCGGTGAGAAGCATGCCCTGATGGGACCCAACGGCTCGGGCAAGTCAACCCTGTCGTATGCGATCGCCGGACACCCCAAGTACGTCGTCACCTCGGGTTCGATCACCCTGGACGGCGCAGACGTGCTCGCGATGAGCGTCGACGAGCGGGCGCGGGCCGGCCTGTTCCTGGCCATGCAGTACCCGGTCGAGGTGCCCGGCGTCTCGGTGTCGAACTTCCTGCGCTCGGCCGCCACTGCCATCCGCGGCGAGGCGCCGAAGCTGCGGCACTGGGTCAAAGAGGTCAAGGCAGCGATGTCCGCCCTCGAAATCGACCCGGCCTTCGCCGAGCGCAACGTCAACGAGGGTTTCTCCGGCGGCGAGAAGAAGCGCCACGAGATTCTGCAGCTCGAGCTACTCAAGCCCAAGATCGCCATCCTCGACGAGACCGACTCCGGCCTGGACGTCGACGCATTGCGGGTGGTCAGTGAGGGCGTCAATCGTTACGCGGAAGCCGAGAACGGGGGCATCCTGCTCATCACGCACTACACCCGGATTCTGCGCTACATCAAGCCCGAGTACGTGCACGTCTTCGTGGGCGGCCGGATTGCCGAATCGGGCGGCTCCGAGCTGGCCGACGAACTCGAGCAGAACGGCTACGTGCGCTTCACCCAGGCGACCGCAGGCGCGTAA
- a CDS encoding cysteine desulfurase yields the protein MLDLTAIRADFPILKRVMRSGNQLAYLDSGATSQRPLQVLDAEREFLVTSNGGVHRGAHQLMEEATDAYEQGRADIAAFVGAEPDELVFTKNATESLNLVSYVLGDGRFEAAVGPGDVIVTTELEHHANLVPWQELARRTGATLKWFGVTEDGRIDLDSLQLDAKVKVVCFSHHSNVTGALAPVAELVERARAVGAFTVLDACQSVPHQPVDFHALGVDFAAFSGHKMLGPNGIGVLYARRELLATMPPFLTGGSMIETVTMETSTYAPTPQRFEAGTPMTSQVVGLAAAARYLDAVGMQAVEAHERELVAKAIECLSAVDGVRIVGPTTMENRGSPVSFVVDGVHAHDVGQVLDDEGVAVRVGHHCALPLHRRFGLAATARASFALYNTEEEVDRLIAGVRRSVEFFGRD from the coding sequence ATGCTGGACCTCACGGCGATCCGCGCCGATTTCCCGATCCTCAAGCGCGTGATGCGCAGCGGAAATCAATTGGCGTACCTGGATTCCGGGGCGACTTCGCAGCGCCCCTTGCAGGTGCTCGACGCCGAGCGTGAGTTTCTCGTCACCTCCAACGGGGGCGTGCACCGCGGCGCGCACCAGCTGATGGAAGAAGCCACCGACGCCTACGAGCAGGGTCGCGCCGACATCGCCGCGTTCGTGGGTGCTGAGCCCGACGAACTGGTGTTCACCAAGAATGCGACGGAGTCGCTGAACCTGGTGTCGTACGTATTGGGGGACGGCCGTTTCGAGGCTGCGGTCGGACCGGGCGACGTCATCGTCACCACCGAACTGGAGCACCACGCCAACCTGGTGCCCTGGCAGGAACTGGCCCGTCGCACCGGCGCCACCCTGAAATGGTTCGGTGTGACGGAAGACGGCCGCATCGACCTGGACTCGCTGCAGCTCGACGCGAAGGTCAAAGTCGTTTGCTTCAGCCATCATTCGAATGTCACCGGCGCACTGGCGCCGGTCGCCGAACTGGTCGAGCGGGCCCGCGCCGTCGGCGCCTTCACGGTGCTCGACGCCTGCCAGTCGGTCCCGCACCAGCCGGTCGACTTCCATGCACTCGGCGTGGACTTCGCCGCATTCTCCGGGCACAAGATGCTGGGGCCCAACGGGATCGGTGTTCTCTACGCCCGCCGCGAGTTGCTCGCCACCATGCCGCCGTTCCTCACCGGCGGATCGATGATCGAGACCGTCACCATGGAGACCTCCACGTACGCGCCCACCCCCCAGCGCTTCGAAGCCGGCACCCCGATGACCTCGCAGGTCGTCGGATTGGCCGCAGCCGCACGGTATCTGGACGCTGTCGGCATGCAAGCCGTCGAGGCGCACGAACGTGAGCTGGTCGCCAAGGCCATCGAGTGCCTGTCCGCGGTCGACGGTGTGCGCATCGTCGGGCCCACGACGATGGAGAACCGGGGGTCTCCGGTCTCCTTCGTCGTCGACGGCGTGCACGCGCACGACGTCGGCCAGGTGCTCGACGACGAGGGCGTGGCCGTGCGGGTCGGACACCACTGCGCGCTGCCGCTGCACCGACGGTTTGGCTTGGCGGCCACCGCGCGCGCCTCGTTCGCGCTCTACAACACCGAAGAGGAGGTCGACCGCCTGATAGCCGGCGTTCGGCGGTCCGTGGAATTCTTTGGGAGAGACTGA
- the sufU gene encoding Fe-S cluster assembly sulfur transfer protein SufU: MTLRLEQMYQDVILDHYKHPHHRGLREPFGAEVFHVNPVCGDEVTLRVALSEDGQTVADISYDGQGCSISQAATSVLTEQIIGQSVPEALKTIDAFTEMVSSRGNVQGDEEVLGDGVAFAGVAKYPARVKCALLGWMAFKDALARAHAGFEEEEVAQ, encoded by the coding sequence CTGACGTTGCGTCTCGAGCAGATGTACCAGGACGTGATCCTGGATCACTACAAGCACCCGCACCACCGGGGGCTGCGGGAACCGTTCGGCGCCGAGGTATTTCACGTCAACCCGGTTTGCGGTGACGAGGTCACCCTGCGTGTCGCGCTGTCCGAGGACGGGCAGACCGTGGCCGACATCTCTTACGACGGCCAGGGCTGTTCGATCAGCCAGGCCGCGACATCGGTGCTGACCGAACAGATCATTGGCCAGAGCGTGCCGGAGGCGCTGAAGACCATCGACGCTTTCACCGAGATGGTCTCGTCGCGCGGCAACGTGCAGGGCGACGAGGAAGTGCTCGGCGACGGAGTAGCGTTCGCTGGAGTGGCCAAGTACCCGGCGCGGGTGAAATGCGCACTGCTGGGCTGGATGGCTTTCAAGGATGCCTTGGCCCGAGCCCATGCCGGCTTCGAAGAGGAGGAGGTTGCCCAATGA
- a CDS encoding metal-sulfur cluster assembly factor, which produces MSDTAASDELLLADLEEAMRDVVDPELGINVVDLGLVYGLNLEKGDEGTVALVDMTLTSAACPLTDVIEDQSRSALVGAGLVDELRINWVWNPPWGPDKITEDGREQLRALGFTV; this is translated from the coding sequence ATGAGCGACACCGCGGCATCTGACGAACTGCTGCTCGCAGATCTCGAAGAGGCGATGCGCGACGTCGTCGACCCGGAACTGGGGATCAACGTCGTCGACCTCGGCCTGGTCTACGGCTTGAATCTGGAAAAGGGCGACGAGGGAACCGTCGCCCTGGTGGACATGACCCTGACGTCGGCGGCCTGCCCGTTGACCGATGTCATCGAGGACCAGTCGCGCTCGGCGCTGGTAGGGGCCGGCCTAGTCGACGAGCTCAGGATCAACTGGGTCTGGAACCCGCCGTGGGGCCCGGACAAGATCACCGAGGACGGCCGCGAGCAGCTGCGCGCGCTCGGCTTCACGGTCTAG
- a CDS encoding DUF5666 domain-containing protein: protein MSSTRIAITAVAAGLSLAACSSSHNSSPTTSPSTVVASPTSSASAPPNGETQVRGLIASVAGNAVQVTQQSGTATVDFTGSTKITEVTNAALTDVTPGTCVTARSKDEGQPAALVRVSQAVDGKCPQGKQPTTPGRHAPIQGTVASVNGNTITVNTSGAPQTVTVTDKTKYTKEGPAASQEIAQGKCITARGSENSGALQATSISLRQAANGKCPDGGSPHRR from the coding sequence TTGTCATCTACTCGTATCGCGATTACCGCGGTCGCCGCCGGGCTGTCCCTGGCGGCGTGCAGCTCGTCGCACAACTCCAGTCCCACCACATCACCGAGCACCGTGGTGGCGTCCCCGACCAGTAGTGCCTCCGCGCCACCCAACGGCGAGACACAAGTCCGCGGACTTATCGCTTCCGTGGCCGGCAACGCTGTTCAGGTGACACAGCAAAGCGGTACCGCCACCGTCGATTTCACCGGCTCGACGAAGATCACCGAGGTCACCAACGCGGCCCTGACGGACGTCACCCCGGGTACCTGTGTCACGGCCCGCTCCAAGGACGAGGGCCAGCCCGCCGCCCTGGTGCGCGTCAGCCAGGCCGTGGACGGCAAGTGCCCGCAAGGCAAGCAACCGACGACACCAGGCCGCCATGCGCCGATCCAGGGCACCGTGGCTTCGGTGAACGGCAACACCATCACGGTCAACACGTCCGGAGCGCCTCAAACGGTGACGGTCACGGACAAGACGAAATACACCAAGGAAGGGCCGGCCGCGTCACAGGAGATCGCGCAGGGCAAATGCATCACCGCCCGTGGCAGCGAGAACAGCGGCGCCCTGCAGGCGACGTCGATCAGCCTGCGGCAGGCCGCCAACGGCAAGTGCCCCGACGGCGGGAGCCCGCACCGGCGCTGA
- a CDS encoding acyl-CoA dehydrogenase, which translates to MGHYIANVRDLEFNLFEVLDVGAVLGTGKYADLDEDTVRTILSEAARLAEGPVAESFAFADRNPPVFDPATHSISVAPELVKTVQAIKDAEWWRLGLAEEIGGMAAPPPLNWAVNEMIFCANPSVCFFNLGPILAQSLFVEGNDEQKRWAAMGVERGWQATMVLTEPDAGSDVGAGRAKAIEQPDGTWHIEGVKRFISGGDVGDTTENIFHLVLARPEGAGPGTKGLSLFYVPNFLFDPDTGELGARNGVYVTGVEHKMGLKSSPTCELTFGATDVPAVGYLVGGVHDGIAQMFHVIENARMTIGVKSAGTLSTGYLNALAYAKERVQGADLTQMTDKTAPRVTIMHHPDVRRSLMTQKAYAEGLRAVYMYAAAHQCDAVAQHVSGADHDLAHRVDDLLLPIVKGVGSERAYEVLTESLQTLGGSGFLTDYPIEQYIRDSKIDSLYEGTTAIQAMDFFFRKIVRDHGQSLQHVTTQINKTIETTTESLKDQAELLQAAVEDVTGMTGALMGYLMSAAQHTTDIYKVGLGSVRYLLAVGDLLIGWRLLAQANVAEAALAGDLPAGEKAFYEGKVAVSAFFAKNVLPKLAGVRAVLENIDDEVMRVSEDAF; encoded by the coding sequence TTGGGGCACTACATCGCCAACGTGCGCGACCTCGAGTTCAACCTGTTCGAGGTTCTTGACGTAGGCGCCGTCCTCGGCACCGGCAAATACGCCGACCTCGACGAGGACACGGTGCGCACCATCCTGTCGGAGGCGGCCCGGTTGGCCGAAGGCCCGGTGGCCGAGTCCTTCGCCTTCGCCGACCGCAACCCGCCGGTCTTCGACCCCGCCACGCACTCCATCAGCGTCGCACCGGAATTGGTGAAGACGGTGCAGGCGATCAAGGACGCGGAATGGTGGCGGCTGGGCCTGGCCGAGGAGATCGGCGGGATGGCCGCACCCCCGCCGCTCAACTGGGCGGTCAACGAGATGATCTTCTGCGCCAACCCGTCGGTCTGCTTCTTCAACCTGGGGCCGATTCTGGCGCAATCCCTGTTCGTCGAGGGCAACGACGAGCAGAAGCGTTGGGCCGCAATGGGAGTCGAGCGTGGCTGGCAGGCCACCATGGTGCTCACCGAGCCCGACGCCGGTTCGGACGTGGGGGCCGGTCGCGCGAAGGCGATCGAACAACCAGACGGCACTTGGCATATCGAAGGTGTTAAACGGTTCATCTCCGGTGGCGATGTCGGCGACACCACCGAGAACATCTTCCATCTGGTGCTGGCAAGGCCCGAGGGCGCGGGGCCCGGCACCAAGGGCTTGAGCTTGTTCTACGTCCCCAACTTCCTGTTCGACCCGGACACCGGGGAACTCGGCGCGCGCAACGGGGTGTATGTCACCGGCGTCGAACACAAGATGGGTCTGAAGTCCTCCCCCACGTGCGAGCTGACCTTCGGCGCCACCGACGTCCCGGCGGTCGGATATTTGGTCGGCGGCGTCCACGACGGCATCGCGCAGATGTTCCACGTGATCGAGAACGCGCGCATGACGATCGGGGTCAAATCCGCCGGGACCCTGTCCACGGGCTACCTCAACGCCCTTGCCTACGCCAAAGAGCGGGTGCAGGGCGCCGACCTGACGCAGATGACGGACAAGACCGCACCACGGGTCACGATCATGCACCACCCCGACGTGCGTCGCAGCCTGATGACCCAGAAGGCGTACGCGGAGGGCCTGCGGGCAGTGTATATGTATGCCGCCGCGCATCAATGCGATGCTGTGGCGCAACATGTTTCGGGTGCGGATCACGATCTGGCGCACCGGGTCGACGATCTCCTGCTGCCCATCGTCAAGGGCGTGGGCTCCGAGCGGGCCTACGAGGTGCTGACCGAGTCGCTGCAGACGCTGGGCGGGTCGGGCTTCCTGACGGACTATCCGATCGAGCAGTACATCCGCGACTCCAAGATCGACTCCCTGTACGAGGGGACGACCGCGATCCAGGCGATGGACTTCTTTTTCCGCAAGATCGTGCGCGATCACGGCCAGTCCCTGCAGCACGTGACGACTCAGATCAACAAGACCATCGAGACCACCACGGAGTCGTTGAAGGACCAGGCCGAGTTGCTGCAGGCCGCGGTCGAAGACGTCACCGGCATGACGGGTGCGCTGATGGGATACCTGATGTCAGCCGCCCAACACACCACCGACATCTACAAGGTCGGGCTCGGGTCGGTGCGCTACCTGCTCGCCGTGGGAGATCTCCTCATCGGCTGGCGGCTGCTGGCGCAGGCGAACGTGGCCGAGGCGGCTCTGGCCGGCGATTTGCCGGCCGGCGAAAAGGCTTTCTACGAAGGCAAGGTCGCGGTTTCGGCATTCTTCGCCAAGAATGTCCTGCCGAAGCTGGCCGGCGTGCGGGCGGTGCTCGAGAACATCGACGACGAAGTCATGCGCGTCTCCGAAGACGCGTTCTGA